In Thermococcus profundus, the genomic stretch AGGAAGACCATCAACGGCACGTGGGTTCTCAAGACATGCCTCAAGCCGGGAACTTACCAGTACAAGTTCTACATAGACGGCCGGTGGGTTGAGGACATGTCAGCAGTCGATCCAACCGCCGACGGCTACGTTGACGACGGCTACGGAGGTAAAAACGCCCTCAAGGTGGTCAAAGGAGAGAGCTTTCTCAGCGTTGAGCACGATCCCTCCGACCCCACTTATCTCTCCGTTGCCGACAACAGAACCGTTGTACGCTTTAAGGCAGCGCCCGGAGTTATAGAGTCCGCAGTTCTGGTTACATCGGTAGGGAACTTCACGATGGAAAAGCAGGTATGGTGGAGCTCAGGGGAGATCTGGCGCGCCGAGGCCCCAGTTGAGCCATTCACCTACCACTTCGTCGTGAAGGCCAACGGGAGCGGGTTCGCCATCTTCAACTCAAGCGACTCGAAGCTCTTCTCCTTCGACGGTGTCGACAACTTCCCGCAGGTATCATGGGTAAGCAGGTCGGTGGGCTATCAAATCTTTCCAGACCGCTTCTACAACGGCAACAGGAGCAACGACGTTCTGGCACTGGATCACGACGAGCTCGTTCTCAACCAGGTCAATCCCGGCAAGCCCATACTCTCCAACTGGAGCGACCCGATAACCCCGCCCCACTGCTGCCATCAGTACTTCGGCGGGGACATAGCAGGAATTACGCAGAAACTCGACTACCTCCAGTCCATCGGCGTTACCCTGATCTATTTGAACCCCATCTTCCTCTCGGGAAGTGCCCACGGCTACGACCCTTACAGCTACTACGAGATCGATCCAAAGTTTGGAACGGAGGAAGAGCTCAAAACTTTCCTCAACGAGGCCCACAAACGTGGAATAAAGGTCATCTTCGACTTCGTGCCAGACCATACTGGCATTGGACACCCGGCTTTCCTGGACGTCTGGAGGAAGGGCAACCAGAGCCCCTACTGGGACTGGTACTTCATCAAGGAGTGGCCCTTCAGACTCGGCGACGGGAGCGCCTACGAGGGCTGGTGGGGGATAGGGAGCCTCCCGAAGCTCAACACCGCCAACCCTGAGGTGAAGGAACACCTCATAAACGCAACGCTCAAGTGGCTGGATTTCGGCTTCGACGGCTTCAGGGTTGACGTACCAAACGACCTCGTGAACGCGGACGAGTTCTTCCGCGAGCTCAGGGGGAGGGTAAAAGAGGAACATCCGAACGCTTACATGGTTGGCGAAATATGGACGCTCTCCCCGGAGTGGGTTAGAGGGGACCGCTTTGACTCCCTCATGAACTACGCCCTCGGGAGGGACATCCTCCTGCCCTACGCGGGGGGAACCCTAAACGGAAAGACCGCCCTCGACATGCTGGGAAGGTACTATGCCTCCTACGGTGAGAACGTCGTTGCCATGGGCTTCAACCTCGTCGATTCCCACGACACCTCACGGGCCCTCACGGATCTCGGCGGCGGAAAGTTAGGCGAGAAACCGAAGCCGGAAGCAGTCCAGAGACTCAAGCTCCTCTCCGCCCTGCTGTACACCCTCCCCGGGATGCCGGTGACGTTCCAGGGCGACGAGTGCGGCTTTTTGGGTGACAAGAGCCACTACGACGAACAGCGCTATCCACTCCAGTGGGACGAGTGCAACCAGAGCCTCGTCCAGCACTACAGGGCCTTATCAGAGCTGAGAAAGAGTCTGCCAGCACTTACAAGCAGCAAGATAAAGTTCTACACCGTCAAAGAGGGAGTTGTATCGTTCTTCCGCGGGCATGACGACGAAGTCCTAGTAATAGCCAACAACAGGGAAAACGCGACGATGATGGAGCTCCCACAGGGAACGTGGGAGGAATTCTGGCCTGGAAGCAGGAAGTTCAGCGGGGAGATCGAAGTCCCGCCCATAAGCCTGCTCGTGCTGGTAAAAGGAAAATAAAGGTCATCCGAAGATGACCTTCCTCCACGTTTCTCTAACTTTTTCCACGTACTTCGCTGGAGCCGCTATAAGAACGGCCCACCTCGGCGTCTGCCTCCTCTTAAGGGCGTTTGCGAGGGGGGTAACCTTAGTCAGGGGCTCCAGCTTTCCGTCTTCCATGAGGACGTTTATTTCCGTGGCCTTGAGCCTCGGCTCGCTGAGCATTAGATCGGCTATGCTGAACTCAAGGATGACCTCTCCCTCCCTTGCACCCGCGGCATCGGCAAGGGCCCTCTCTATCTCCTGCCTTCTCTTCACGTTCTTGTAGGCCGTCAGGAGTTCTCTTTTCTCCTCAGTGCTCAGCTCGTCGGTTCCAGCTAAGACGGCCGCTTTGTATAGGTTGCGGTACTTTATGCGTCTGACCATCTCCGAGGGGAAGCCCTCAAGGTCCTCCAGCTCAACGAGAACCCTGCAGTCTATCATCTTCCAGAAGTCCCACAGGTGATCCTCCTCAAGGGCGAACTCAAGGGCCCTGGTAAGCATTCCCTCGGCTATTTTGACGGTGTGGTGGAAGTAAACGCGCGAGTACATGAGGGAGCGCGCCACCATCATGCCCTCGACGGCCTCTATTCCCTTCTCCTCAACGGCAAGTTCCCCGTCATGGATAGTCAGAACCTTCAGGAGTCTCTCCATGTCGATTATGCCGTGTGCAACGCCGGTGTAGTGGGCGTCGCGGATTAAATAGTCGATCTGGTCAACGTCAACGTCGCCG encodes the following:
- a CDS encoding HD domain-containing protein gives rise to the protein MGGKVIHDGIHGSMKIDGVVLDLVKTPEFQRLRHIRQLGLAFLVYPGANHSRFEHSLGTWNVARRLSDELGLEKEEAEVLEIAALLHDIGHGPFSHTFEMIYKHYTKEYDHMRLGQKIILGEIDLTDGNGGGRIPEILGKHGIDPHEVAKLILGKHGRRYLGQALHGDVDVDQIDYLIRDAHYTGVAHGIIDMERLLKVLTIHDGELAVEEKGIEAVEGMMVARSLMYSRVYFHHTVKIAEGMLTRALEFALEEDHLWDFWKMIDCRVLVELEDLEGFPSEMVRRIKYRNLYKAAVLAGTDELSTEEKRELLTAYKNVKRRQEIERALADAAGAREGEVILEFSIADLMLSEPRLKATEINVLMEDGKLEPLTKVTPLANALKRRQTPRWAVLIAAPAKYVEKVRETWRKVIFG
- a CDS encoding alpha-amylase family glycosyl hydrolase — protein: MIHVGKRALGAILLLVLLMGVFASGCLSGKGNPAANTTTSQLPTSQKSSIPSTTSESITETATTTPHTSTTPTTSSSPTTTTVTTTATTTTPSQSHRENYTVIYLSGSSGSCPAGKVPVTFVYEPKNKTVKRVSLRGTFNSWGQWYMRKTINGTWVLKTCLKPGTYQYKFYIDGRWVEDMSAVDPTADGYVDDGYGGKNALKVVKGESFLSVEHDPSDPTYLSVADNRTVVRFKAAPGVIESAVLVTSVGNFTMEKQVWWSSGEIWRAEAPVEPFTYHFVVKANGSGFAIFNSSDSKLFSFDGVDNFPQVSWVSRSVGYQIFPDRFYNGNRSNDVLALDHDELVLNQVNPGKPILSNWSDPITPPHCCHQYFGGDIAGITQKLDYLQSIGVTLIYLNPIFLSGSAHGYDPYSYYEIDPKFGTEEELKTFLNEAHKRGIKVIFDFVPDHTGIGHPAFLDVWRKGNQSPYWDWYFIKEWPFRLGDGSAYEGWWGIGSLPKLNTANPEVKEHLINATLKWLDFGFDGFRVDVPNDLVNADEFFRELRGRVKEEHPNAYMVGEIWTLSPEWVRGDRFDSLMNYALGRDILLPYAGGTLNGKTALDMLGRYYASYGENVVAMGFNLVDSHDTSRALTDLGGGKLGEKPKPEAVQRLKLLSALLYTLPGMPVTFQGDECGFLGDKSHYDEQRYPLQWDECNQSLVQHYRALSELRKSLPALTSSKIKFYTVKEGVVSFFRGHDDEVLVIANNRENATMMELPQGTWEEFWPGSRKFSGEIEVPPISLLVLVKGK